In Acropora muricata isolate sample 2 chromosome 13, ASM3666990v1, whole genome shotgun sequence, the DNA window AAAAATTGTCCGAGGCATTCCTCAGACACACCATATTTTCCTACTATGCTTCATGTGTTCACTATGATGAATGTACCTTATAATCAGCTTTGATATATTGCTTGGATTCCTTAAGCACCCCCTGCCACTGGCTTATACACGTTCTGTCTTCACTTCGAAGCCTTGGGACCATTGATATCAGGTCGTCGAAAGCCTTTCCACCATCTGCCGCAAGGTAATCCAGCCCTTGGTGAGACTTTCGGACCGTCGCGGCACAGGAAGACAAAATGCGCAGCATGGTAGATCTGCTGAATGGTGTGAAATTGTTCTCTTTACAGAACTGAGTATACTGCGCTACAAATCGCTCTGGAATCATTGTTCTGATGTGATTGGGTGTTTCGAGGACACTTCCATCTGCGAGACAAAGCAATCTTTCCCCAAACGGTAGGTCCAGTATCACATGTGGGCTTGTAATGAAGTTTAGAAAATGATCCAGTTTGGCATAGTCTACGCGCATTCGTGGGCTCTTGGAGATTAGCACAGCTGAGCCACGCCCGTGTTGAACTGTGTGCTGTCGAGCAGTCTTAACAAGATATTCTGTTATACCGGGTAAGTGCCGCTGGAGGAGACTGTATGGAACAAGGTCTGCCATAATGGAAAGGACTTGACGTCGTGTGTCCCAGCTTGAAGCATTTTCATAGGTTTCTGCTAGGGACCTAAGGTACTTGTCATCAGATGGGTTGGTCTCAGACGGTACACCCAGAGAACTCTCAACACCGCCAGACGTTTTCAGCGCTTCCCACAAACCACCGGCGTCATCGGGAATGATAACTTCCAGCGCTGAAACCACTGCTTCTTTTGCTTTATCAATGAATGTCGATTGACACATCAACTATTATAGCTGAGCTAAACTTCTCCTTAATAAGATCGCATCCGACTCACTCTTAATGAAATTCTCGCACCAAACTAATTCAACAACGGTAAACTTCAGGAGTCCTACTTCTATAGAAGACAAATGTTTGTGTGACTTattgacaacaaaacattttcctAATGCAAACAAAAGATTGTCGTATGAGATTTAAATCTCCGTTTTCTGTCATCAGCCGTCGGGTTCTCCTTATACTGATTCGGAAACCATTGGGAATAAAAAGGCACCAGAATGAGTATTACCTGGCTGTTCCAATTTTCATAATAAGGATTGTGCAACGAATGCAAACAAGCTTCATTGATTTAGTCGAATATTTTGATGCATAGccaagaaatgaagacaaagattTCAAAGTTGTTGTAAGGCATGGTGGACATCTTTTGGAGGAATTGCCTTTCTTCACAGTTCCCGAACGGCTAGCGGGGGTAGACGGCGTTAACTATGCTGGACGAGTTGAAGTATTTTATCAGGGAAAGTGGGGCGGTGAATGGGATATCGATGATGTCAAAGTTGTTTAAGTTGTTTGCAGACAGCTTGGCTTTTAAACTGCCCTGGCTGAATTTCTTGGAATGGATACCAAAGATGAGAACATTTCCGTTGTTGAAGGAGACTGTGTTTGAGTGGATGCAGATGTTGTTAAATACACTGAACAACCACAAAATTTCCTGAGATTCTCATCGTATGTCTCTCATGTAAACAGATGGCATATATCTGCATGGACCGCCTGTTCAACAAGCTGCGGATACGGTCATTCAATACGCAGAGTAGCCTGTAAACAGAAGGTCAAGAACCCTGCAGAATATATGGAGCTTGATGAAGACAAATGCCAGCAACCAAAGCCTGATCTACCAATACGGAAATGTTTCAGAACACATTGTCCCGCTGAATGGGTGGCATCTGAATGGGGAGAGGTAAGATCCCTTCTAATTCCTTAACGAACGTTCACCCGGCAAAACTATTAGTGGTTGACGTGTCTTACGGTGGCTCAAACCAGTTTCAACAAATTTTTCTTCTGATAATGCTCTGGTTATATTTAACAGCACTTCTTGAATAAGGACTAGAAACCATAAGCTTTTTTTCACAGCATTTCTCCATCGAGTCTGGGAATTAAAAGAACCCAGCCGTTATTAGAGTAGGACACGAAGTTTCCGATCTTGTCAGCTGGCCTTGACTAGCCGCTCGAACAAAGTTAGTCTTTCATTCCTGTTCATTTGCATGCGTAATTCCCAGCTTATATTTCGAGAaacctaaataaaaaaaattgaccccGCACCCTGATTTAAGTTACTGCCATGATTTTCGGGGTTCCTGATTGATATCATCTTCGTACTATGCATATTGCAGTGCTCCAAGTCCTGTGGTGGCGGAATAATGACTCGCACAAAGTCTTGCAAAATGCATGTTGGCGGCGACACATACAACGATCTCCCGGATGCATCATGTAAAAAGGCAGTGAAACCAGTCCTTCAAGAAGCGTGCAATGTAGACATTTTTTGCATAAGTAATTCATGAATCATCGACCCTTATTGAATTTGCTTTCTAATCCTATGTGCGAAAGAGGAAATTCAAGGTGAAATTGTGGGAAACACCAACTTAACATGGGTAAACGGGTGTATCGACGCAAAGCCAAGAGGTTCTATTGAGACCAAATTTCCActgtcattttcttttcattttgaagtcattctttGCAAAACATTAAAAGAGGTGTAATACTGTGTATggttttttttgtgaaattctTATCATACCACTGATTTTCTACTTTTCTTTTAACTCATTTTAGTGTCTCCATTAACTGGTTAGTTGTCTGTTTCTTCAACGTGTTGTGTGTACCACGGAAAATAGCGCTATCGTGTTTTGGTGTTAAAAGTGCATCCTCTTTATACATGACAGCGGTCACATTCCATTCCATCCACCTCTTTTaagtttgttacatttttggttAAATAGATTCGTGAAGTAACTCTTAAACTGTCGTAATAGTTTCTTTATTCTCACTCATGTTTATGCCGCGGAATTCCAGAATGCGTGGGCTACGTAACTCCTCTTGTGGATTGTGCGATGCATAGTAAGGTGATGAATTACCACGTGCAATATCTCCTTACTTAAAGATCTGTTTTCGTAGATTCGCGGCATTTCGAAAGAGATACGTCTGGAGGGATTTTCTgcccacccccctccccttcGGCGACGTTATACACGGCCAGTGCTTTCTCATCCAGCTGCTCATTGCCTCGCCCACAATCGTTTCTCATAACTCAACCACGCCGTACAATGAGCAGcataattaaggacggtgcctactattgttattgcgcatacgttctgcgcatctccagatactcgcatttcctatcgccaatgcttactaatacaggggtatttttgcgcggtttaaaactatccggagaaagtagatcttagtaagtactcttggaatccaaaagaaaattgggggtaaccatgcatttttgagagataattaagcttcaatttgagaaagaacgccatacattgctttgtattttaaagctttttacagatattactcatgaattatctttgaaaatgcgtggttacccccaattttctttttggatttcaataggacttgttgagatctacatttcctgcataatcacacatcggggaagaaatatctttaattagtaggcaccgtccttaatgagTGAGAATGGTATACAATTGTTACACGCATTTTGCTGTAAGGCAGTAACAGTAACTTTCTTCGTGGATCGGGATACGGCATTATGATGAAACCTCTCTTAATGAATACAGCCATCGCCGTGAAATAGAAGCTGGACGTATTTTACAATTTAATAGCTTGAAAGTGAACCATTACTCCGTTCACTGAAATAGATGAAGGCGACTTACCTTAGATATTCCAGTGATATACGACGGGATGACAACCCAAACAGCGCGACCTTCTTTCTTGTTCCAGGCGTGAAATTTCTGGACCCGGCCAGGGATTTGTCGTCACTTACATGAGAACGGTACAAACTCAAACAGGTACAAGAATTTCTCGTCTCGATCCAGCAACCGAACCGAAGTCAGACCGGTCTGAGTTCATTGTCAAGCAAGTCTCATGTAAACATTGAGAAAACATAGGTACGCAATGCGCACTTGATCAGATATGCAACAAGCGCTGTAACTTAAAGTAACTAAAGTAACTTAcaaagttttaaattgaaatcaGGGCATCAGTCAAGGGCTCTTGTGAGCTTTCTTATTACGTATGCATGCACCATATACTGCTGTCGTTAGGGGTTACATGCTGCGGTGTTGTACCATGGGCGCAGACAAGCAACTAAAAACACACCCACataagaaacaaaaatcctCAAAGAGGTGTTACAAAGAATGTGGTGGGTGGATGCACTGATGCCTGGCTATCATTTGTGTCTGCGATGCTGAGCCCTGTCGAACAAGGCTGCTACTTCTATGGGCGACCATCCAGAAGTACACGACGTTTATCAAAGATCATGAAAATGGCCTTTCCTTTCGATCGAAATGCATTTATCATAACACTTCTCAA includes these proteins:
- the LOC136896719 gene encoding uncharacterized protein; protein product: MCQSTFIDKAKEAVVSALEVIIPDDAGGLWEALKTSGGVESSLGVPSETNPSDDKYLRSLAETYENASSWDTRRQVLSIMADLVPYSLLQRHLPGITEYLVKTARQHTVQHGRGSAVLISKSPRMRVDYAKLDHFLNFITSPHVILDLPFGERLLCLADGSVLETPNHIRTMIPERFVAQYTQFCKENNFTPFSRSTMLRILSSCAATVRKSHQGLDYLAADGGKAFDDLISMVPRLRSEDRTCISQWQGVLKESKQYIKADYKVHSS